The following coding sequences lie in one Niabella agricola genomic window:
- a CDS encoding SusC/RagA family TonB-linked outer membrane protein, protein MKRSKILPLLFAFSFPISCLAQTVKSVTGTVTDENGTPLQKATVIIQGKSVSGITDTKGNFNLSNIRENDVMVISMVGYTTQTVPVSGENHYKIQLAPSNQVLDDVVVIAYGEVKRKDLTGSVGSVNMKDMEKAPVVSFEDALAGRVAGMQVSSNDGQPGSTSNIVIRGGNSITQSNSPLYVVDGFPLESPDNNTINPDDIESIEVLKDASSTAIYGARGANGVIIIKTKQGKTGPPVVAYNNWLGLQYPMKKLPVMSPYEFVKYQLELNRTMAERLYLQDGKTLESYKDMEGVDWQDYVLQNAFMQNHSISVRGGTAATKYSVSGSYLDQKGIVINGGYKRYQGRFQIEQRIGKNFRTGINTNYTQAIKNGQIANLTSDNLNSSSAGNASSYLLYSTWGYRPVTGKGESDDFIDIPFDDEVASNTDLRVNPVVNSNNMYMYAFNKSFFTNAFLEYSFLKYFKFRVNGGLTDIDLRFERFNNSKTAAGNPRTVYGATYGINGSIDNQNVRSLLNENLLTFNRTFNSKHRVDAVGGFTMQRNSTQGNGFVSILLPNEVLGIKGLDQGTILSKTTSGSYSTLVSMLGRVNYTYNSRYLFTASFRSDGSSKFAPQNRWGYFPSGAFAWNLGNEPFLKTAKAISAAKLRISYGITGNNRVSDFPYLSVLDQEVSSNTGNTKSGYYFNGTYIKGTVPILVGNNNLKWERTANLDLGLDVSLFKERISLTTDYYYKRTTDLLLEASLPTSTGYLTAFKNIGVVANRGLEFTLNTVNVSTKNFTWSSNFNIAFNNNEIKELNGDQPSLITRITNWNASFNNSLPYIALPGQPVALFYGYVFDGLYPISDFNVLPNGTYELKPDVPNNGGDRSLIKPGYIKYKDINGDGAVDANDQTIIGNPNPKHIGGFSNNFRYGQFDLNVFLQWSYGNDVLNANRIVFEGAEARMNLNMYKSYENRWSVDNQSSLLPVAGGYGPNVYSSRNIEDGSFLRLKTVSLGYNLSSALMKRWKIQAARVHLSAQNLATWTKYSGLDPEVSVRNTALTPGFDWSPYPRARTVTLGMNITF, encoded by the coding sequence ATGAAACGAAGTAAAATCTTGCCGTTGCTGTTCGCCTTTAGTTTTCCGATCAGCTGTTTGGCGCAGACCGTAAAGAGTGTTACCGGTACTGTTACGGATGAAAATGGAACGCCCCTGCAAAAGGCCACTGTTATTATACAGGGCAAATCCGTATCCGGTATCACCGATACCAAGGGGAATTTTAATCTCTCCAATATCCGGGAAAATGATGTAATGGTTATTTCCATGGTAGGGTACACCACGCAAACGGTTCCTGTTTCGGGCGAAAATCATTATAAAATACAGTTGGCACCCAGCAACCAGGTACTGGATGATGTGGTGGTAATTGCATATGGGGAAGTAAAGCGGAAAGATCTCACCGGGTCTGTAGGTTCTGTTAATATGAAAGACATGGAAAAGGCGCCGGTCGTTTCTTTTGAAGATGCACTGGCCGGAAGGGTAGCCGGTATGCAGGTAAGCTCCAATGATGGTCAGCCGGGAAGCACCAGCAATATCGTAATCCGTGGAGGTAATTCCATTACACAATCCAACTCGCCATTATATGTGGTAGATGGTTTTCCGCTGGAGAGTCCGGACAACAATACGATTAACCCGGATGACATCGAATCCATTGAAGTGCTGAAAGATGCTTCCTCCACTGCTATTTACGGAGCAAGGGGCGCCAATGGTGTCATCATCATCAAAACAAAGCAGGGAAAAACCGGGCCTCCGGTGGTAGCGTACAATAACTGGCTGGGACTTCAGTATCCCATGAAGAAGCTTCCGGTGATGAGCCCGTATGAGTTTGTCAAATACCAGCTGGAGCTGAACCGTACAATGGCAGAGCGCCTGTACCTGCAGGATGGTAAAACACTGGAATCGTATAAGGATATGGAAGGAGTAGACTGGCAGGACTATGTGCTGCAAAATGCCTTTATGCAAAATCACAGTATTTCCGTAAGAGGGGGAACGGCCGCTACCAAATATTCAGTAAGCGGATCTTACCTGGATCAAAAGGGCATAGTGATCAATGGAGGATATAAACGTTATCAGGGCCGTTTCCAGATTGAACAACGTATTGGCAAAAATTTCAGAACGGGCATCAATACCAATTATACGCAGGCGATAAAAAACGGGCAGATCGCCAATTTGACCAGCGACAATCTGAACAGCTCTTCTGCCGGCAATGCTTCATCCTACCTGCTTTACAGCACCTGGGGTTACCGGCCGGTTACCGGAAAGGGAGAAAGCGATGATTTTATAGATATACCGTTTGATGATGAAGTGGCGTCCAATACCGACTTAAGGGTGAACCCGGTGGTGAACTCCAATAACATGTATATGTACGCTTTCAATAAATCTTTTTTCACCAATGCATTCCTGGAATATTCGTTTCTCAAATATTTTAAATTCCGGGTAAATGGCGGACTAACCGATATAGATCTCCGGTTTGAGCGGTTTAATAATTCAAAAACTGCAGCCGGAAACCCGCGCACGGTTTATGGCGCTACTTATGGTATTAATGGTTCGATTGATAACCAGAATGTCCGCAGCCTGCTGAATGAAAACCTGCTTACCTTCAACCGGACGTTTAACAGCAAACACCGGGTAGATGCTGTTGGAGGATTTACCATGCAACGCAACAGCACCCAGGGGAATGGCTTTGTATCGATCTTATTGCCAAACGAGGTACTGGGGATCAAGGGGCTTGACCAGGGAACCATACTTTCAAAAACAACTTCGGGTTCTTATTCTACCCTTGTATCCATGCTTGGGCGTGTGAACTATACCTACAATTCGCGTTACCTGTTTACCGCTTCGTTCCGGAGTGACGGATCTTCCAAATTCGCACCTCAAAACCGGTGGGGCTATTTTCCCTCCGGCGCTTTTGCCTGGAATTTGGGAAACGAACCCTTTCTTAAAACCGCCAAGGCAATCTCCGCTGCAAAACTTAGGATATCCTATGGTATTACCGGTAACAACAGGGTTTCCGATTTTCCTTATCTCAGCGTGCTGGACCAGGAAGTGTCCTCCAATACAGGTAATACCAAGAGCGGATACTATTTTAATGGTACCTATATAAAGGGAACGGTTCCTATACTGGTTGGCAATAATAATCTAAAATGGGAACGCACCGCCAACCTGGATCTGGGCCTGGACGTTAGCCTGTTTAAAGAACGCATCAGTTTGACTACTGATTACTATTATAAAAGAACCACGGATCTCTTGCTGGAGGCGTCGCTGCCTACGTCAACGGGTTACCTGACCGCCTTTAAAAATATTGGTGTTGTAGCAAATAGAGGACTTGAATTTACCCTCAATACCGTAAATGTAAGCACCAAGAATTTTACCTGGTCATCTAATTTCAACATTGCGTTTAATAATAACGAGATAAAGGAACTGAACGGGGATCAACCCAGTTTGATTACCCGTATCACCAACTGGAATGCCAGCTTTAATAATTCGCTACCCTATATCGCGTTACCCGGACAGCCCGTGGCTTTATTTTACGGATATGTTTTTGATGGCCTATATCCCATAAGTGATTTCAATGTATTACCCAATGGAACCTATGAGTTGAAACCGGATGTGCCCAATAACGGAGGCGACCGGTCACTTATAAAACCAGGATATATAAAATACAAAGATATTAATGGAGATGGGGCCGTAGATGCCAATGATCAAACCATTATCGGCAATCCCAATCCCAAACATATTGGTGGCTTTTCCAATAATTTCCGCTACGGACAATTTGATCTGAATGTGTTTTTACAATGGTCATATGGAAATGATGTGTTGAACGCCAACCGGATCGTTTTCGAAGGAGCTGAAGCAAGGATGAACCTGAATATGTATAAAAGCTATGAGAACCGGTGGTCTGTTGATAATCAAAGCAGCCTGCTGCCGGTGGCCGGTGGTTATGGGCCGAATGTTTACTCCAGCAGGAATATTGAAGACGGATCGTTCCTGCGGTTAAAAACGGTATCGTTGGGATATAATCTTTCATCCGCATTGATGAAGCGCTGGAAGATCCAGGCGGCTCGGGTGCATCTTTCTGCGCAGAACCTGGCCACCTGGACCAAATATTCCGGATTAGATCCGGAGGTTTCTGTACGGAACACGGCGCTGACGCCAGGTTTCGATTGGAGCCCTTATCCAAGAGCGCGTACGGTAACACTTGGTATGAACATTACTTTTTAA
- a CDS encoding winged helix-turn-helix domain-containing protein codes for MSSAVDADTKQVKNELHAKLKYEQLSEYIISLIESDQLHIGDQIPSLKQLQLQLRMSKETLLKGLNHLVEKGIIESIYRKGYFVRKKAIDHNFRIFLLLDKMNIMREQLYRSLFDHLKERADIDIYFHHHNYQVFEKLIRENLGKYTHYVIATFLKEDVTPLLNQIPDKKRIIIDLHEKGLTGNYNSIYQDFGYDIYHSLLALNHELSKYKRLILVAHPEAVHARLVIDGFLRYCTETQFPYLIQSEIDEKNFRKGNAYVTFSRYNTDDVALIKLARKKKLTLGKEVGLISYNDTDVKEILEGGITVISTDFEAMGRSVAEVVLGDQIVVKRNPTKLIKRKSL; via the coding sequence ATGAGCTCAGCAGTGGATGCAGATACAAAACAGGTGAAAAATGAACTACACGCCAAACTGAAGTATGAGCAATTATCAGAGTATATTATTTCGCTTATCGAAAGCGACCAATTACATATCGGAGATCAGATTCCTTCATTAAAGCAATTGCAGTTACAACTCCGGATGAGTAAGGAAACGTTGCTAAAGGGATTGAATCACCTGGTTGAAAAAGGCATCATAGAATCGATATACCGTAAAGGTTATTTTGTAAGGAAAAAAGCCATTGATCATAATTTCCGGATCTTCCTGCTGCTGGACAAAATGAACATTATGCGGGAACAACTCTACAGGAGTTTGTTCGATCACTTAAAGGAACGCGCAGATATTGACATTTATTTTCACCACCATAATTACCAGGTATTTGAAAAACTGATTCGGGAAAACCTGGGAAAATATACACATTATGTCATCGCTACTTTTCTTAAAGAAGATGTGACACCCCTGTTAAACCAGATCCCGGATAAGAAGAGAATTATCATCGACCTTCATGAAAAAGGTTTAACAGGGAACTATAACAGTATTTATCAGGATTTTGGATACGATATCTATCACAGCCTCCTTGCGCTGAATCATGAATTGTCCAAATACAAACGGCTTATTCTTGTAGCCCATCCGGAAGCGGTTCATGCCCGCCTGGTGATTGACGGCTTTCTACGTTATTGCACCGAAACCCAATTTCCCTACCTGATCCAATCGGAGATTGATGAAAAAAATTTCCGGAAAGGCAATGCATATGTAACATTCAGCCGATACAATACCGATGACGTGGCATTGATAAAGCTGGCCCGTAAAAAAAAGCTGACCCTTGGGAAAGAGGTGGGACTGATTTCCTATAATGATACCGATGTAAAAGAAATTCTTGAAGGGGGTATCACGGTGATCTCAACAGACTTTGAGGCCATGGGTAGGTCCGTTGCCGAAGTGGTGCTGGGTGATCAAATCGTAGTAAAACGTAATCCCACAAAACTCATTAAAAGAAAATCATTATAA
- a CDS encoding DUF2490 domain-containing protein: MFRSCTVFIAILFLTITQRCISQTQSKEHLSGFLMTSLTYKFNSRWMAYTELQARSIEHFTPLDYTETKGGIGYNIDKNNQPFIGFGRYITYREHERYQRELRLWLQYTFTNKIGKLKMDHRGRAEQRFFHYPQTDVNKTDQRFRYRLSATLPINSKKVEPKTFFINGFEELFFGPKADLLKRSRLFAGFGYQFTKTVGTSTGYMWQRELAPSGNRNLHFIYLALNFVLDKKGDHERHIDVPVAD, encoded by the coding sequence ATGTTTCGTAGTTGCACAGTATTCATTGCAATCCTTTTTTTAACTATCACCCAACGGTGTATTTCTCAAACCCAAAGTAAGGAGCATCTTTCCGGCTTTTTGATGACGTCGCTTACTTATAAATTCAATTCCAGGTGGATGGCTTATACAGAATTGCAGGCGCGTTCCATCGAACATTTTACACCGCTGGATTATACTGAAACCAAGGGCGGGATCGGGTATAATATTGATAAGAACAATCAACCCTTTATCGGGTTTGGCCGATATATTACATACCGGGAACATGAACGTTATCAACGGGAGCTACGCCTTTGGCTGCAGTATACGTTCACCAACAAGATCGGTAAATTGAAAATGGATCACCGGGGCCGCGCCGAGCAGCGTTTTTTCCACTATCCTCAAACGGATGTAAACAAAACCGATCAGCGGTTTCGTTACCGGCTCAGCGCTACGTTACCCATCAACAGCAAAAAAGTGGAGCCCAAAACTTTTTTTATAAACGGATTTGAAGAGTTGTTTTTTGGTCCCAAAGCAGATCTCTTAAAAAGGAGTCGCCTGTTTGCAGGATTTGGCTACCAGTTTACAAAAACTGTAGGTACCTCTACAGGGTATATGTGGCAACGGGAATTAGCTCCGTCGGGAAACAGAAACCTGCATTTTATTTATTTAGCGCTGAATTTTGTGCTGGATAAAAAAGGGGATCATGAACGGCATATTGATGTGCCCGTAGCCGATTAG
- the mnmG gene encoding tRNA uridine-5-carboxymethylaminomethyl(34) synthesis enzyme MnmG yields the protein MFPEYDVIVVGAGHAGCEAAAAAANMGSKTLLVTMNMQTIAQMSCNPAMGGIAKGQIVREIDALGGYSGVVTDLSMIQFRMLNRSKGPAMWSPRAQSDRMLFAAKWREMLEQTPNLDFYQDMVKGLLVKDGIVRGVITGLGHEIRSKAVVLTNGTFLNGIIHIGEKQFGGGRVAEKAASGITEQLVDLGFESDRLKTGTPPRVDGRSLDYKKMEVQEGDADIVGFSFTDTPKIDASKQRCCWITYTDQKVHDMLKTGFDRSPMYAGRIDGVGPRYCPSIEDKINRFADKERHQLFIEPEGWNTVEIYVNGFSTSLPEEVQYAALKMVPGFESVRLFRPGYAIEYDYFPPTQLQNTLETKIIYNLYFAGQINGTTGYEEAACQGIMAGINAHLKAHGKDPFTLKRSDAYIGVLIDDLINKGTEEPYRMFTSRAEYRTLLRQDNADARLTPISYQLGLASEERMDKIRQKNKNIVNIRAILKETMLRPEEINGFLADHNSSPIQEKQKAEKLLLRPDIELDNLVDAIPFLKEQVKNYTREELEQASILTKYETYIEKERELVNRMSEMENLSIPSGFDYTRLSSLGNEAKEKLNRIRPQTLGQASRISGIKPSDIQILMVYMGR from the coding sequence ATGTTTCCAGAATATGATGTAATTGTTGTTGGTGCTGGGCACGCAGGTTGTGAAGCCGCTGCCGCTGCCGCTAATATGGGTTCCAAAACCCTGTTGGTAACCATGAATATGCAGACTATTGCTCAAATGAGCTGTAATCCGGCAATGGGGGGTATTGCGAAGGGACAGATTGTTAGAGAAATTGATGCCCTTGGAGGGTACTCCGGGGTTGTTACGGATCTTTCCATGATTCAGTTCCGGATGCTGAACCGGTCAAAAGGTCCCGCCATGTGGAGTCCCAGGGCGCAAAGCGATCGGATGTTATTTGCTGCCAAGTGGAGAGAAATGCTGGAACAGACACCTAACCTTGATTTCTATCAGGATATGGTAAAGGGTTTACTTGTAAAGGATGGGATTGTAAGGGGGGTAATCACCGGTTTAGGACATGAAATTCGGAGTAAGGCGGTTGTATTAACAAATGGAACCTTCCTGAATGGGATCATTCATATCGGTGAAAAACAATTTGGGGGAGGACGTGTGGCAGAAAAGGCCGCCAGTGGTATTACCGAGCAGTTGGTTGATCTGGGATTTGAAAGTGACCGTTTAAAAACCGGAACACCTCCCAGGGTAGACGGAAGGAGCCTGGACTATAAAAAAATGGAAGTACAGGAAGGAGATGCCGATATCGTTGGTTTTTCATTTACAGATACGCCGAAAATTGATGCCTCTAAACAGCGCTGCTGCTGGATCACTTATACCGATCAGAAAGTACATGATATGTTAAAGACAGGCTTTGATCGGAGCCCGATGTACGCCGGACGCATTGATGGAGTGGGACCGCGTTATTGTCCGAGTATTGAAGACAAGATTAATCGCTTTGCAGACAAGGAGCGACACCAACTCTTTATAGAACCTGAAGGTTGGAACACCGTAGAAATTTATGTGAACGGGTTTTCTACTTCGCTGCCGGAAGAAGTGCAATATGCAGCGCTCAAGATGGTTCCCGGATTTGAAAGCGTCCGTTTATTCCGGCCGGGCTACGCTATCGAATACGATTATTTTCCCCCCACCCAGCTTCAAAACACATTAGAAACTAAAATAATATATAATTTATACTTCGCTGGTCAGATTAATGGAACCACGGGGTATGAGGAAGCCGCCTGCCAGGGAATCATGGCAGGTATCAATGCTCATTTGAAGGCACACGGAAAAGATCCGTTTACATTGAAAAGAAGCGACGCCTATATCGGCGTGTTGATTGATGACCTGATTAACAAAGGGACTGAAGAACCATACCGCATGTTTACTTCGCGAGCAGAATACCGTACCCTGCTTCGCCAGGATAATGCAGATGCACGGCTTACCCCTATCAGTTATCAATTGGGCTTGGCTTCAGAGGAAAGAATGGATAAAATACGGCAAAAAAATAAAAATATAGTCAATATTAGAGCTATATTAAAAGAAACTATGCTCCGGCCTGAGGAAATCAATGGGTTTTTAGCCGATCATAATTCTTCCCCGATTCAGGAAAAACAAAAGGCAGAAAAGCTCTTATTGCGACCGGATATTGAGTTGGACAACCTGGTGGACGCCATACCTTTTTTGAAGGAACAGGTAAAAAATTATACCAGGGAGGAATTGGAGCAGGCTTCCATCCTTACCAAATATGAAACGTATATTGAAAAGGAGCGGGAACTGGTAAACCGGATGAGTGAAATGGAAAATCTGTCGATTCCCTCCGGTTTCGATTATACGCGATTAAGTTCTCTTGGAAATGAAGCCAAAGAAAAATTAAATCGTATCCGGCCGCAAACCCTGGGGCAGGCCAGCCGGATTTCCGGTATTAAACCCAGCGATATCCAAATCCTGATGGTATATATGGGTCGGTAA
- the ybeY gene encoding rRNA maturation RNase YbeY has protein sequence MKHLPQITFSFRKNISLKDRNRLKHSLAILFRENNRELDMLHYVFCGDEEILEINRQYLKHDYYTDIITFDLREKPSEPMVADIFISVDTVRSNARGLNLSISKELHRVIFHGALHLCGYNDKTEAEQKLMRTKEDECLQRYGFK, from the coding sequence GTGAAGCATTTACCTCAAATAACCTTTTCCTTTCGTAAAAATATATCGCTTAAAGACCGGAACCGGCTGAAGCATTCTCTTGCTATTCTATTTAGAGAAAACAACCGGGAGCTGGATATGTTGCATTACGTGTTTTGTGGTGATGAAGAGATCCTGGAAATCAACCGGCAATACCTGAAACATGATTACTACACGGATATTATCACCTTCGATTTGCGCGAAAAGCCTTCTGAGCCGATGGTGGCGGATATTTTTATCAGTGTTGATACGGTTCGTTCCAATGCCCGGGGATTAAACCTGTCCATTTCCAAGGAGCTGCACCGGGTAATTTTTCATGGGGCCTTACATTTATGTGGTTACAATGATAAAACAGAGGCTGAACAGAAGCTGATGCGGACAAAAGAAGATGAATGTCTTCAGCGCTATGGGTTTAAATAA
- a CDS encoding FeoA family protein, with protein sequence MEQQKELLLSDLKPGQRARIQKFTTEEIFLKLMEMGCLPGEEIEIIKIAPLNDPISISVAGYTLSLRLDEARFIVVSTINY encoded by the coding sequence ATGGAACAACAAAAGGAACTTCTTCTTTCAGATCTAAAGCCGGGACAGCGTGCCCGCATACAAAAATTCACTACGGAAGAGATCTTCCTTAAATTGATGGAAATGGGTTGCTTGCCCGGTGAAGAGATCGAAATTATTAAGATCGCCCCATTAAATGATCCGATATCCATTTCAGTAGCAGGATATACGCTCAGCCTTAGGTTGGATGAGGCTCGGTTTATCGTCGTGTCTACCATAAACTATTGA
- the nadD gene encoding nicotinate (nicotinamide) nucleotide adenylyltransferase, producing MKIGLFFGSFNPIHHAHLIIANHILNEGLVEKVWLVVSPHNPLKETAALLNENQRLHLTRLAIETDTRMQAIDIEFTLPRPSYTAVTLAHLTEKYPKHEFAVILGGDSFQNIKRWKNYNYILENFNILIYKRPGFEIDTRLSDRIKILDAPLLEISATAIRQLIRARKSIRYLLPEAVIEEIEKSGYFRK from the coding sequence ATGAAAATTGGTTTATTCTTTGGTTCCTTTAATCCAATCCATCATGCGCACCTGATTATTGCCAACCACATCCTGAATGAGGGATTGGTTGAAAAAGTATGGCTCGTTGTTTCTCCGCATAACCCTCTAAAAGAAACCGCTGCACTTCTAAATGAAAACCAGCGCCTACACCTTACCCGCCTGGCAATTGAAACAGATACGCGGATGCAGGCCATCGATATCGAATTTACCTTACCCAGACCTTCTTATACCGCTGTAACATTGGCGCACCTAACAGAGAAATATCCCAAACATGAGTTTGCAGTAATCCTCGGCGGAGATAGTTTTCAGAATATAAAAAGGTGGAAGAATTATAATTATATATTAGAAAATTTTAATATATTAATATATAAAAGACCCGGTTTTGAAATTGATACCCGGTTAAGTGATCGTATAAAAATACTGGATGCGCCGCTGCTTGAAATATCGGCTACAGCCATCCGTCAGCTTATCAGGGCCAGGAAATCTATCCGGTACCTGCTGCCAGAGGCAGTAATAGAAGAGATTGAAAAATCGGGTTACTTTAGAAAATAA
- a CDS encoding chromate transporter: protein MLLRHLHFLKLVLLHGLTAFGGPQAHLAMMMKTFVKQTPYITEKELMEYNAFCQLLPGASSTQTLTLIGFKRGGIPLAILTLLVWILPACSIMGALSFLVNYLNGEDSLNIFRFIVPMAAGFLIYACVSVFPFSVNNTITLIIALVSGLITFFFFGRPFIVPLLIVTGGVVTNLSKKRIPQVDVKPGKIQWWNIWLFAIIFILAGIFSELARKNEWEYRKPVNLFENNYRMGSLVFGGGNVLMPIMYEQYSVRPDEVKEKNPNAIKIDKAEMLTGIGMVRAMPGPVFSIASYTGGLALKDMGASMQVVGAIIGMAGIFLPSALLVLFFFPIWNMLKKYSVIYRSLEGINASVTGIMLGSTVYIVKDLAIFDIGSIEITNLAVVLGTSAVLIFTKLPAPVLVFLCLLLGYFLK, encoded by the coding sequence ATGTTGCTGAGGCATTTACATTTTTTGAAGTTGGTATTGCTGCATGGCTTAACCGCTTTCGGAGGTCCTCAGGCCCATCTGGCTATGATGATGAAAACCTTTGTAAAGCAAACCCCTTATATAACTGAGAAGGAGTTGATGGAATACAACGCATTTTGCCAGTTGTTGCCCGGCGCTTCATCCACGCAAACACTTACCCTTATCGGCTTTAAGCGGGGCGGGATTCCTCTGGCTATTCTCACCCTGCTTGTTTGGATCTTACCTGCTTGCTCCATCATGGGTGCACTTTCATTTTTAGTAAATTATCTGAATGGAGAAGATAGTTTGAATATTTTCAGGTTTATTGTGCCCATGGCGGCCGGTTTTTTAATATATGCCTGCGTTTCGGTTTTTCCTTTTTCGGTGAATAATACCATTACGTTGATAATTGCGTTGGTATCGGGTCTGATTACATTCTTTTTCTTTGGACGTCCTTTTATTGTTCCGTTACTAATTGTAACGGGAGGAGTTGTAACCAACCTAAGTAAGAAACGGATTCCGCAGGTAGACGTAAAACCGGGTAAAATCCAGTGGTGGAATATTTGGCTGTTTGCGATTATTTTTATTCTTGCTGGTATTTTTAGTGAGCTGGCGCGTAAGAATGAGTGGGAGTACCGTAAGCCTGTAAATCTTTTTGAGAATAATTACCGGATGGGAAGTTTGGTTTTTGGTGGCGGAAACGTGTTAATGCCCATTATGTATGAGCAGTACAGTGTAAGACCAGACGAGGTTAAGGAGAAAAATCCGAACGCGATAAAGATCGACAAAGCAGAGATGCTGACGGGAATCGGTATGGTTCGGGCAATGCCCGGACCCGTTTTTTCTATTGCTTCCTATACGGGAGGATTGGCGTTAAAAGATATGGGCGCTTCCATGCAGGTAGTAGGGGCCATTATCGGAATGGCGGGTATTTTTTTACCAAGCGCGTTACTCGTACTTTTTTTCTTCCCGATCTGGAATATGTTGAAGAAGTACTCGGTAATCTACCGGTCGCTGGAAGGTATTAACGCTTCGGTAACGGGGATCATGCTGGGTTCAACCGTATATATTGTAAAGGATCTGGCAATATTTGATATTGGTTCTATTGAGATCACCAACCTGGCCGTGGTTTTGGGAACATCAGCCGTGCTGATTTTTACAAAACTCCCTGCCCCGGTTTTAGTATTCCTTTGCTTACTACTGGGTTATTTTCTAAAGTAA
- the fabG gene encoding 3-oxoacyl-[acyl-carrier-protein] reductase, translated as MKLLENKIAIVTGAARGIGEAIVDKFAEQGASVAFSYVSDSSAEKANALVNKWSEKGVRIKAWQSNAGDMAACETFVADVLKEFGTVDICVNNAGISKDNLLLRMTQEQWETVLQVNLNSVFYMTKQIIKPMMKAKSGSIINMSSVIGIMGNAGQASYAASKAGIIGFTKSVAKELGSRNIRCNAIAPGFVETDMTSYLHDGDASAKYLSDIPLGKFAKAEDIANTALFLASDMGSYITGQTISVCGGLNI; from the coding sequence ATGAAATTACTTGAGAATAAAATTGCCATAGTTACCGGTGCGGCGCGTGGAATTGGAGAAGCGATTGTGGATAAGTTTGCAGAACAAGGTGCTTCTGTAGCCTTCTCTTATGTAAGCGATAGCAGTGCGGAAAAGGCAAATGCTTTAGTAAACAAATGGAGTGAAAAAGGCGTAAGGATCAAAGCATGGCAGAGTAACGCCGGAGACATGGCAGCTTGTGAGACTTTTGTAGCGGACGTATTGAAGGAGTTTGGTACGGTTGATATTTGCGTGAATAATGCAGGAATTTCCAAAGATAATTTGTTGCTGAGAATGACACAGGAACAATGGGAAACAGTACTGCAGGTGAATCTGAACAGTGTTTTTTACATGACCAAGCAAATCATTAAACCGATGATGAAGGCCAAAAGTGGCAGCATCATTAATATGAGCTCGGTGATCGGGATAATGGGAAATGCCGGTCAGGCCAGCTATGCAGCCAGTAAGGCGGGGATCATCGGGTTTACAAAGAGTGTGGCAAAGGAGCTTGGAAGTCGCAATATCCGCTGTAACGCTATAGCGCCAGGCTTTGTAGAAACCGATATGACCAGCTATCTGCATGATGGAGATGCATCGGCTAAGTATCTTTCAGATATACCATTGGGAAAATTTGCAAAAGCAGAGGATATTGCCAATACCGCCTTGTTCCTTGCTTCGGATATGGGATCCTATATCACCGGTCAAACAATCAGCGTTTGTGGTGGACTAAATATTTGA